CCAGTATGTGCGCGTCCTTGATGCGAACGGCCATGTGGTGACCCAGCGGGAAAAAACACACTATGTGGCGGATGTGCTGATCGAGCAGGTGCCCGTGTTGGACCTCGACAAAAACCTCGGAACCGTGGAAATCGCGGTGCGGATGACAGACCTTCGAAAACAACAGAAGCAACGATTCGACTATTCGGCGGCAGTCGCCTGCCTGGCTTCGATCGTAGCGGTCGCCTTCTCCGCCTGGGTCAGCCGCCGACTAACGCTCCCCCTGGTGCGCTTGCGGGAGGCGGCGCGTCGTATGGCTGACGGCGATCGGACGGTTTGCGTCCCAGAGGCAGGGACGGAGGAAACAGCTGCGTTGGCTGTCGCCTTTAACCAGATGGCTGCGGCTGTGGCTGATCACCAGGCGTTGCTGCAGGAAGAGATCCGCAAAGCCACAGCGAGCCTGGCGGAAAAGGTGGAGACACTGGAGTCGCTGGACTGTATCTTTCGGAGCGTATTGGCGCAAAACACGCGCCGGGACGAGGTGATCCGGACGATTATCGCCCACATCCAGGCGCGTGTGCCGGCGGAAGCGATCTCCATCGCCGTGTGGGAAGAGGGAAAGAAGACAGCCGAGTTTTACATCTGGGAGTCTCAGGGAGCGGGGATCGTGTCCGATTCGATTCCCCTCGATCAAACGCGCTTGTTGGCAGTGGCGGCGGAGGGACAGTTGCGGATCTGCGCAGATCTGAGCCGGGAGGCGATGAGCCCGCAAGAGGAGGAACTGCTGGCCTTGGGGTACCATTCGACGGTGTATGTTCCCCTGATGGCCGGGGAGAAGGCCTTGGGCGCCATCATTGTCAGCAGCCGGGAACCCGGTTATTACACTGATGAGACGGCGGGACGCCTGACCGAGATGGCCCAGGCCGTTTCTATATCCCTCAACAACGCCAATGCCTATGCATCGCTGAATAACGCCTTCTGGCAGATGATTAAGACCCTCTCCCGGGCGATCGACATGCGCGACGCCTATACGGGTGGGCATTCTGAACAGGTGATGCTCCTGTCGCGGGCGATTGCCCGCCTGGCGGGACTTTCCGACGGGGAAATCGAAACGATCGGCATCGCCGGGCTGCTCCATGATGTGGGCAAGATCGGCATCCGGGAAAGCATCCTGCAAAAGCCGGGACCCTTGAGCGCCGACGAATTTGCCGAGATGAAAAGCCACTCGGCCATGGGCGCCGAACTGCTGCGGCCCATCGGGCTGTTCCGGAAGGTGGCCGATATCGTTCATTACCACCATGAACGCTTTGATGGAAAAGGCTATCCCCTCGGACTTCGCGGTGAGGAGATTCCGATGGCCAGCCGGGTGATCGCCATCGCTGACGCGATTGACGCCATGGCCAGCGATCGCCCCTACCGCAAGGGATTGCCGCCTGGTGTCATTCAGGAGGAACTGCGCAGGCACGCCGGGTCCCAGTTCGATCCCCGGCTGGCGGAGATCGCCATCGAGCATTTTGATGAACTGATGGCGCTGGTGCTTCGGACCACTGATCCGGCGATGTAAAAAAGCAGCGGGCTATGCGACGAGCCCGCTGCTTCCGTTTTTTACGCTTTCTCCCCGTCCTTTTCTTCGCTAGAGAAGAGCCGGTGCTGGTCCAGGGCACACAGCAATTGATGCTTTTTCACCGGCTTTTCGAGGAGGGAGTCGCAGCCGGCGGCAAGGCAGCGTTCCCGGTCCTCCGGGAACACGCTGGCCGTCAGGGCAATGATGGGGATGGGAGGGGTTCCCCGGTCTGCTTCGAGGCTGCGGATTTCCCGGGTGGCCTGGTAGCCGTCCATCACCGGCATGGAGATGTCCATCAGCACAAGGGCATAGGATTTTTGGCTGAACTTGGCGACGGCTTCTTCTCCGTTTTCGGCCACGTCGAGCCGGTAACCGGTGCTCTTCAGATAGAGTTGCACCAGCAGGATGTTGACGGGGGAGTCTTCAACGAGCAGAATGTCGACGGGAGGTTCCTGGGCGGTTTCTACTCGTTCCCCTAGAGCCCCTGCCGTTTCCCCTAGATTCCCTGTTGTTTCTCCGGTTGTTCCCTCTATTGTTTCCCAGTGCGGGTGGCTTTGCCGTCCGTCCAGGCCCGTCGCTTGCTCCGAGCTTCCCGCCGATTCTGTGAGACGGCTCTCCACGGATACGGCGGGGAGCAGGTGAGGCGGCGGAAGAGCGACCATGCAAGCGGTGAAGGTGAAGGCGCTGCCTTTTCCCGGTTCGCTGTCGACCCGGATCTGCCCGCCCATCAGTTCGACGAGGCGCTTGCAGATGGCGAGGCCGAGGCCTGTTCCCCCAAATCGCCGTGTCAATGAGGCGTCGCCCTGGGTAAAGCTGTCGAAGATTTGGTCCTGCCACTGCGGTGGGATGCCAACGCCTGTATCGACGACGGAAAAGCGCAGGTGGACCGGTTGACCGGATTGCAACACCTCCGGGTCAGCGACTTCGATGAGGAGGGAGACGGCGCCTGTCTCGGTGAACTTGATGGCGTTGCCGAGGAGGTTGAAGAGCACCTGGCGGAGGACGCCGGCGTCGCCCAGCAGGAGGCGAGGGACATCATCGGGCAGTTGCGCCGTCAGTTCGAGGCCTTTTTCCTGGGCGCGGGTGGAGAAGAGGGTCATCGTATCATTGACCAGGTTATCCAGGTAGAATTCAACAGGCTGCAACGCCTGTTTGCCTGACTCGATTTTGGACAAGTCGAGGATGTCATTGATCAGCGCCAAGAGGTTGTTGCCGGCGTCGCGGAAGATGTGGACGAACTTTTTTTGCTCTTCATTGAGCGGTGTCTCCCAGAGCAGGTCGGCCATGCCGATGATGGCGTTCATAGGGGTGCGGATTTCATGGCTCATATTGGCCAGAAAGGCGCTCTTGGCGCGGTTGGCCACATCGGCTTCTTCTTTTGCCAGTAGTAAGGCCGCCTGCATCTGCCGGCGCTCTTGCAGTTCCTTTTCCAAGGCTAGGGTTTTGTGCTGGATCTCTGCTTCCATTTCACTCGTCTGAATGATGATTTTGCCGGTCAAGGGGCGCAGTAGTAGGGTGATCGCCAAGACGCCGAGGACGATTAATCCGAATATAACGCCGGCGAGCAGGCTGATCTGGACCCGGATGGGAGCGTAGAACTCGTCGGAACTCATCATGACCAGGATCGCCCAGCAAGTGTCCGGGATCGGACCGTAGGCGATGATGTTGTGAGGGGCCAAAAACAAATGGGGATTGTAAACGCCGCTTTGTCCCTCGACCGCTTTCAGGAGTGCCGCCCCGACAGGGGCTTTTGTGTCAATAGGGAAGGGAGAGGGGAGGGGCGCCTCGTGAAGGTTGAACAGACGCTCGCCCTGCCCTCCCCGGACGCGCGCGAGCAAGACTTCCCCCGTATCGCCAAGTCCCGCCTTGTCTTCCAAAATCCGGCGCAACCCGTCCAATCGGAAGATGACCGTATCGTAGCCGAGCACGTCGCCGGTCGCTGCGGTGATGGGCGCGCTGACGAGGAGGGCGGGCGTGCCTTCGATCAACGCGGGGCCGTGGATGGTCGGACTGCCGCTGTTGTCTCCCGCGATACAGGGGCATTCCTGTGGCAACGGGACGCCGACTCGGACCACCGGTTGTCCATCCCGGTCAAAGCGGGTGATGCCGATGACGCCGGCTTCCGGGTTCAGGGCTTCTTTCAGCCGTTCAGCCGTATACACGGCCAGTTCCTGGCGGCTGATCTCGCCGTGATAGTAGGCGGAGAGGCTTTTTTTGATTTGACTGCGGCTGGTCACCTGAAGGGTGACCTCGCGGCCCCTCGACAAAAACTGTTCCAGCACCATGGTCCGGGAGCGGAGCGCCGCGACCAGTCGCTGCTCGGAATCACTTTGCAAGTGATTATAGAGGGGGATGATGCTGACCAGGGCGATCAAGATCCCGATAGTAAGGATCCCCAGGGCCGAATAACCGATGATGTTTTTTTTAAACTGTTCCGGCTTGTCCAGTCTGACCATGGCATGGATCCTCCCGGTCGATATCGCTGGACGACGAGTGAAGGGGAAATGCGCATATATAATGATGATACCAGTGAAACCAGGGGGAAGGAAAGGAAAAATGCAGGAAATTGACGCTTTGCTGGGGCTGGTCCGGCATGGGGGAACCGGGTCTTGATATGGGGCTGTTGGAAGACCTTTCATCATTGACATGAGACCTGATTTAGGGTATTATAGTTAGCATGCGCCGCGCTACGGAAGCCCTGAACTGGGCAACCGTTGGATCGGTTCCCACCGTATTCCGCTTTACTTTTGTCTATTCCATCGATATACTATTTTTATGTAGACCTACGGAGAGATGGCCGAGTTGGTCGAAGGCGCACGATTGGAAATCGTGTAGGCGGGCAAAACCTGTCTCGAGGGTTCGAATCCCTCTCTCTCCGCCAGCAACTACCCGGTAACCGGATCCATGTAACCTCGGTTGCCTTTTCTACGTGAAGATTGGCCGTGCTACACGGGGCGTTAGCGGTGCCTTGTCACCCGCAATCCGCTACAGCGGGGTGGATGCCCGAATTGAGGGCCTGACTTGTGGGGTCTGGCTTCTGCAAGTGACGTTGAAGATTGGGTCCTGCGCAACGGAAACCTATGAACCCCGCCAGGTCCGGGAGGAAGCAACGGTAAGTAGGCCCTTTCGGGTGCCGCAGGGGAGCCTGGTCTGAGTTAACTACAGGGGTAACGCCCGGAAGCCAGTGTTCGAAGTCGGGTGCACGGCCATAATTATATTTTGCAGTTGTATCGGTAAGAAAAGATGGTGTAAGCCATCTTTTTTCTGTATGTAAGCGTAATGCCAGCTGGGTCGCCTCGGCGGACCGGCGGAGATGTGGGAGGATGTCATGGCCTATCTGGCGCTATACCGGGAGTGGCGACCCCAGAGCTTTCAGGAACTGGTCGGCCAGGAGCATGTGAGCCGGACCTTGCAGAACGCCATCGCCTACCAGCGGATCGCCCATGCCTATCTCTTTTGCGGCCCCCGGGGGACGGGGAAGACGACGACGGCCAAGATCCTGGCCAAGGCGCTCAATTGCAGCGGCCATGGCCCGGTGAGACCCTGCAACGACTGCCCTAACTGCCGCGCCATCAACACGGGCGCCTCCCACGACGTGCTGGAGATCGACGCGGCGTCCAACCGGGGCGTCGATGAGATCCGCGAGTTGCGCGAACAGGTCAAGTACGCGCCCCAAGAGGGGAACTTCAAGGTCTACATCATCGACGAGGTCCACATGCTGACGACGGAGGCCTTCAACGCCCTCTTGAAGACGCTGGAGGAGCCGCCGGCCAACGTGATCTTTGTGCTGGCCACGACAGAGGTGCACAAAATCCCGGCCACCATCCTCTCCCGCTGCCAGCGCTTTGACTTTCGCCGCCTCGGCATCAACGAGATCGTCGACCGACTGGAGCGGATCTGCCGCCATCACGAGATTGCGGCCTCTCGCGAGACGCTGTCCTTTATCGCCCGCAAGGCCGAAGGGGGCATGCGGGACGCCCTGGGGATCCTCGATCAATGCGTCTCTTACGCCGGAAATGAGATCAACAGCGGCGACGTGACGGCCATCCTGGGCGCTGTCGCCGACGAGATACTCTATGAAATGACCCAGGGCCTGGCGGAAGACCGGCTCTCCGATGTGCTGATGCAACTGAATGACCTGATCAACCGGGGCAAAGAGGTGCGGCCGCTGACGCGGGATCTGATCGAGCACTACCGGGACCGGTTGATCCTGCGGACGGTGCCGGGCGCCGCCGATCTGGCGGACATGCCCGACGACATCGCCGCGAAGGTCAAGGAGACAGGACACGTCTACAGCGCGGCCGACCTGCAAGCCTGCATCGCCCTGTTGAGCCAGGCCGAAAACGACATGAAGTGGACAACCCATCCGCGCATCCTCCTGGAGGTGGCCTTTGTCCGCATCGCCCGCCGGGAGTGGGGGAATGGGGCGACCGGCGCGGTTGTCGGCGTAGCCGCTGGAACAGCGATGGCTGGCTCTGCCCCTGGCACAACGACAGCGCTGAGCCAAGGCCCGGGCGCCGGCAACGCCCCGGCGGCGTCACTGTCACCGGCTTCGGGTGGGGCCGTCGGTGCTGCCGACATGGAGATGCGCGCCCTCCGGCGGCGGGTCGAGAGCCTCGAGGCCAAGTTGCGGGAGATGCAGCAGGTAGTCGAGCACCAGGGCGCGGCTTCCGGTGAAAAGCGCCCCAGCCCTTATTCGGAGGCGCCCCGGCGCGCAAACCCTCCAATGCCCTCCGCAACCATCCCCTCACCGGATGAGGAGACAAAAGCGGCGGCCAAGCCTGCCGAAGCGCCGATCCATTTTGACCAGGTCAACGCCTGCTGGCCCGATGTGCTCGCTGCCGCGCTGGAGCGCATCTCCCCGTTGAAACGCTCCATCCTGCGGGGACAGACGCGTTTGGCTGGCGTTGAACAGAACCGGGTCGTCTTGGTCCATAACAACACCCTCTATGACCAGCCCAACGATCCGAAATTGAGCGATGTGGTGAACGCCCTCAAGGAGGAGTTTTCCAAGGCCCTGAGCAGGCCGGTGTTGATTCAACTCTGCCATGAAAGCCAGTGGACGCCCAAAGGGGAACCGCAGCAGCGGCAAGGGGGGAACCGCCCTCCGGCGCCGGCGAAGGCGGCGGGATCAGGCGGCGTGTCCCCGCCCTGGGCCGATCCGACCTATATCCGTGACAAGGTTTTTCAAGACCCCAACCTGCCTGTGGAATTCGACGACGATGACACGTTGGACGGACTGGAATAGGACAGCGCAATAGAAAAAGGCCTGGAGGCGATGATCGCCCCCGGCCTTTTTCTATGAAACCGGACGGAAGTGGAGCTACCGGAACTGCAACCAGCGTCGGTTGCGCATGGTCCAGCGGATTCCCAGACGGGCCAGGTTGTACATGATATACCCCCGAAGCCCCATGGGAACCAGGCGAGCCAACAGGCGTCGCTGCATCACACCACCCCCGGCTTAGCATGCCCCGTCAAGAAGGTGTTCTTTCTTCGCCCTTCTCTCCGACGAGCATCTCTGTGCGGACGGGACCGCGCGCCACATCCGGCGTTTCCTCGAAATCGTCGGGATTGAGCCCCTCCTTGAGTTCCAGTTCCAATTTCTTCGCGTCGGGGGCGATTTTGCCGTCTTCACGACCGCTCATCTGTGCATTACCTCCATTGTCGTCATCGTTGCCGTCGTTGTGTTTTCGCAAGCCCTTCTCGTCTTCGTCGTCGCGCCCACGTCCATCTCAATGTGCGCGAAAAGGTCTGAAAATACGCAAGGACGCCGGAAAATCACTGGGGGAAAACATTGACAGAGCGGTATGGATCCACTATACTTCACATAATCTTAAAATGCTTAACAGAAATTTAACGCGAGCATAGCCTGTAGTACCGGATGTCAGCAGGATAAGCGCCACCGCAATCAACCGGAATACCACAGGAAGGGGGGGAGATAGATGACCTCGTGGATTAACACGGACCTTGTCCTCCTGGCCGTTGCCATCACGGGGCTGCTGTTCGCGTTGATGCAACCTGCGCCGAGATAACAAGGGGAGGGGTATTTATTTTAGTACCCAGTCGGTAACACTGCCGCGAGACCGGGACCGGTTTGCGCGGCAGTGTTATTTTTTGCGGTCCGGCGCTTTATATTGCTGTTGAATTGTGGTAAACTACTGACGCCAAACGCTGGGAGGGGGATTGCCGATGTTCGGGAAAATGGGCGACATGCAAAAGATGATGAAACAAGTGCAAAAGATGCAACAGGATATGGCCAAACTCCAGGAGGAACTGGCCGAGCGCACCGTCGATGCCACCGGGGGCGGCGGAGCGATCAAGGTGGTCGCCAACGGGAAAAACGAGATCCTGTCCATCACCATCGCGCCGGAAGCCGTTGACCCCGATGACGTGGAGATGCTCCAGGACCTGATCCTGACGGTGGTCAACGAGGCGCTGCGCAAGGCCCAGGAGATGGTCAGCCAGGAGATGTCCAAGGTCACGGGCGGTCTGAAGATTCCCGGTATGTTCTAATCGATGCTCTATTATGCGGAACCGGTCGGACGGCTGATCGAGGAACTGTCCAAATTGCCGGGGGTGGGGCCGAAAACGGCCCAGCGGCTCGCCTTTCATCTGCTCCATGTTCCGCGGAGCGAAGCCGTCGCCCTCGCCAAGGCCATCGTGGAGGCCCATGACAAGACCCTCTACTGTTCCGTCTGCACGAACCTGACCGATCGCGACCCTTGTCGGATCTGCGGCGACGCGAACCGGGACCGGGCTGTCATTTGTGTCGTAGAGGAGCCTCGTGACGTGGTGGCCGTCGAAAAGACGCGGGAGTACCGCGGTCACTACCATGTGCTCCACGGCGCCCTGTCGCCCATCGAGGGCGTCGGGCCGGAGCAGCTGCGGATCAGCCAACTGATGGCCCGGCTTGCCGACCCGGAGTTAAAGGAAGTGATCGTCGCCACCAACCCCACTGTCGAGGGGGAGGCGACAGCGGCCTACCTGGCGCGGCTGATCAAGCCCATGGGCGTCAAGGTGACGCGCATCGCCCACGGTCTGCCGGTGGGCGGCGACCTGGAGTACGCCGATCAGGTGACGCTGCTGCGGGCGATGGAAGGCCGGCGCGAATTGTAGAATTGACAACCGGCCTGAAGGCGGAACGAGCGCCTGCAGCCGGTTTTTTGTTTTGCCTCTTTTTCCCTTTTCGTTCTGAAATGGCGGGACAAGCGTAGATTGGGTAGTGGGAGTCCCCTGTTCGCTCGGGGCTCCGCCGCAATCTGAGAAAGGGGAGGGAGAGACCGGTGAATCTCACGACGGAACAGTTGGTCCTGATCGGCGCCGGTGTGTTGCTGCTCATGGTGGCCGGCCATTTCTTCTGGCGGCCCATGCGCTGGCTCTTTACATTGGCCTTCAACTCATTGCTGGGTGTGCTGATGCTCGGGGGAACGAACCTGCTGGGCGCGCCCTTCGGCCTGACCCTGCCGTTGAACCCGGCCAGCGCGCTCATCGCCGGTTTTTTGGGCATCCCGGGCATGCTGCTCTTAATAATGTTGAAATATTTCATGATCTTGTGAATACTTGCTATATCGCGACCCTTTCGCTATAATTTCTGTTGGGAATCCCGGCGGGCATCGGATAGATCCGGATTTTATTTGAAACAATCCTCTTTTTTTTGCGCAAAAAAGAAGGAGGAAAAAGTCGGGTGTCGAATAATTACCCCCCTAAATCGAATTTGGGGCAATTTTGAATTGCTCTAATATTCGATATATTTGAATATTCCATCTGAAAGGGGAGCGTTACGCTTGTCCAAGGTCATGCAAACGATGGACGGGAACAAGGCTGCCGCCTATGTCTCCTATGCGTTCACGGAGTGCGCAGCCATCTACCCCATCACCCCCTCGTCCAACATGGCGGAGTATGTCGACGAGTGGAGCGCCCAAGGCAAAAAGAACATCTTCGGTCAGACGGTGACTGTTGCCGAACTGCAATCCGAAGGTGGCGCCGCCGGGGCTGTCCACGGCGCGCTGTCGGCGGGTTCACTGACGACTACATACACCGCCTCCCAAGGTCTTCTTTTGATGATCCCCAACATGTACAAGATCTCCGGCGAACTCCTGCCCGGCGTCATGCACGTGTCGGCCCGCGCTGTGGCCGGCCACGCCTTGAGCATCTTTGGCGACCACTCTGACGTCATGGCTTGCCGGCAGACCGGTTGGGCCATGTTGGCCTCCGGCGGCGTCCAGGAGGTCATGGACATCGCCGGCGTCGCCCACCTGGCGGCCATCAAGTCCCGCGTGCCCTTCCTCCACTTCTTTGACGGTTTCCGCACCTCCCATGAGATGCAGAAGATCGAAACCATCGATTACGCCGATTTCGCCAAGCTTGTCGATTATGAGGCCATCCGGGCCTTCCGCAAGCGCGGCCTCAATCCGGAACACCCGATCGTCCGCGGCACCGCCCAGAACCCTGACATCTTCTTCCAGGCCAAAGAAGCCTGCAACCCCTACTATGAGGGCGTTGCTGACATCGTGGCCGAATATATGCAGGAAATCAGCAAGCTCACCGGCCGTGACTACCTGCCCTTCAACTACTATGGCGCCCCCGACGCCGATCGTGTTATCGTCGCCATGGGCTCCGCCTGCGAGACCATCGAAGAGACCATCGACTACCTCCTGGCCCGCGGCGAAAAGGTCGGCCTGATCAAGGTCCGTCTGTACAAGCCTTTCTCGGCCAAGTACTTCTTCAACGTCCTGCCCGCGACGGTCAAAAAGATCGCCGTCCTCGACCGTTGCAAGGAGCCCGGTTCCCTCGGCGAACCCCTCTTCGAAGATGTGCGCACCCTCTTCTACGACGCCGATTGCAAGCCTGTCATCGTCGGCGGCCGCTACGGCCTCGGTTCGAAAGAGGTGCTGCCCGCCGATATCAAGGCCGTCTTTGACAACCTCAAGGCAGATGAGCCCAAAAATGGCTTCACCATCGGCATCGTCGACGACGTCACCTTCCTGTCCCTGCCGACGGGCGAGTTCATCGACGCCTCTCCCGAAGGCAACATCCAGTGCAAGTTCTGGGGCCTCGGCTCTGACGGCACCGTCGGCGCCAACAAGCAGGCCGTCGAGATCATCGGCGACCACACCAACATGTACGCCCAGGCCTACTTTGCCTATGACTCCAAGAAGTCCGGCGGCGTCACCGTCTCCCACCTGCGCTTCGGCAACAAGCCGATCAAATCGCCCTACCTGATCCACAACGCCGACTTCATCTCCTGTTCCAACCAGTCCTACGTCTACAACTACGACCTCTTGGCCGGGCTTAAAACCGGCGGCGTCTTCCTGCTCAACACCATCTGGTCGCCGGAAGAGCTCGATGAAAAACTGCCGGCCCGCATCAAGCGGACCATCGCCGAGAAGAAGATCCGCTTCTACATCATCGACGCCGTTCACATCGCCAAGAAGCTCGGCCTCGGCAACCGGACCAACATGGTCATGCAGTCGGCCTTCTTCAAACTGGCCAACGTCATCCCCATCGAAGAAGCCGTGCAATACCTGAAAGACGGCATCAAAAAAGCCTACGGCAAAAAAGGCGAGGCCATCGTCGCCATGAACGCCGCCGCCGTCGACCAGGGCATCGAGGCGCTCGTCCCGATCGATGTTCCCGCCGCCTGGGCCGAAGCCGCCGATGAAGCCGCCGCTACGAAAGACGTGCCGGCCTTCATCGAAAAAATCCTCTCGCCCATGAACGCCCTCCAGGGCGACAAGCTGCCGGTCAGCGCCTTTGCCGACGCGGCGGACGGCTCCTTCCCCGTAGGCACCTCCCAGTACGAAAAACGCGGCGTCGCCGCTTTCGTCCCCGAGTGGATCAAGGAAAACTGCATCCAGTGCAACCAGTGTTCCTTCGTCTGCCCCCACGCCGCCATCCGTCCCTTCCTGCTTGATGCCGAAGAACAAGCCAAAGCGCCGGCCGCCTTTGAAACCATCAAAGCCATCGGCGGCAAGCAGTTCGAAGGCCTGACCTACCGTTTGCAGGTCACGCCCCTCGACTGCCAGGGCTGTGGCGTCTGCGTCAACACCTGCCCGGCCAAGCAAAAGGCGTTGGCCATGAAGGAACTGGACAGCCAGGTTCTCGTCCAGCAGCCGAACTGGGACTTCGCCACCACCCTCGCCATCAAGGACAACCTCTTCAAGCTCGACTCCATCAAGGGCAGTCAGTTTGCCCAGCCCCTCCTCGAGTTCTCCGGCGCCTGCGCCGGCTGCGGCGAAACACCCTATGTCAAGCTGATCACTCAACTCTTCGGCGACCGCATGATCGTGGCCAACGCCACCGGTTGCTCCTCCATCTGGGGTGGCAGCGCGCCCTCGATGCCCTACTGCACCAATAAGGAAGGCAAAGGGCCGGCCTGGGCCAACTCCCTCTTTGAAGACAACGCCGAGTTCGGCTACGGGATCCACCTGGGTGTCAGCAAGATCCGCGCCAAGCTGGCCGATCTGGTCCGCGAAGCCCTGACCCTGGACATCGACGCCGCCCTCAAGGCTGCCTTCAACGAGTGGCTCGTCGGCATGGACGACGCAGAAGCCTCCAAGCAGGCCACCGCCAAGATCCTGCCCCTGCTCGAAGGCCAGTCGAACCCCCTGCTGGCGGAAATCGCCGACCGTAAGGACTACCTGATCAAGAAGTCCCAGTGGATTTTCGGCGGCGACGGCTGGGCCTATGACATCGGCTTCGGCGGTCTCGACCATGTGCTCGCCTCCGGTGAAGACGTCAACGTCTTCGTCATGGATACCGAAGTCTACTCCAATACCGGCGGTCAGTCCTCGAAAGCGACGCCGCTGGCTGCCATCGCCAAATTCGCCGCCGCCGGCAAGCGAATGAAGAAGAAAGACCTGGGCATGATGGCCATGTCCTACGGCTACGTGTACGTCGCCCAGATCGCCATGGGCGCCGACATGAACCAGACCATCAAGGCCATCAAGGAAGCGGAAGCCTACAAAGGGCCCTCCCTGATCATCGCTTACGCTTCCTGCATCAACCACGGCCTTA
The nucleotide sequence above comes from Heliomicrobium undosum. Encoded proteins:
- the nifJ gene encoding pyruvate:ferredoxin (flavodoxin) oxidoreductase, which codes for MQTMDGNKAAAYVSYAFTECAAIYPITPSSNMAEYVDEWSAQGKKNIFGQTVTVAELQSEGGAAGAVHGALSAGSLTTTYTASQGLLLMIPNMYKISGELLPGVMHVSARAVAGHALSIFGDHSDVMACRQTGWAMLASGGVQEVMDIAGVAHLAAIKSRVPFLHFFDGFRTSHEMQKIETIDYADFAKLVDYEAIRAFRKRGLNPEHPIVRGTAQNPDIFFQAKEACNPYYEGVADIVAEYMQEISKLTGRDYLPFNYYGAPDADRVIVAMGSACETIEETIDYLLARGEKVGLIKVRLYKPFSAKYFFNVLPATVKKIAVLDRCKEPGSLGEPLFEDVRTLFYDADCKPVIVGGRYGLGSKEVLPADIKAVFDNLKADEPKNGFTIGIVDDVTFLSLPTGEFIDASPEGNIQCKFWGLGSDGTVGANKQAVEIIGDHTNMYAQAYFAYDSKKSGGVTVSHLRFGNKPIKSPYLIHNADFISCSNQSYVYNYDLLAGLKTGGVFLLNTIWSPEELDEKLPARIKRTIAEKKIRFYIIDAVHIAKKLGLGNRTNMVMQSAFFKLANVIPIEEAVQYLKDGIKKAYGKKGEAIVAMNAAAVDQGIEALVPIDVPAAWAEAADEAAATKDVPAFIEKILSPMNALQGDKLPVSAFADAADGSFPVGTSQYEKRGVAAFVPEWIKENCIQCNQCSFVCPHAAIRPFLLDAEEQAKAPAAFETIKAIGGKQFEGLTYRLQVTPLDCQGCGVCVNTCPAKQKALAMKELDSQVLVQQPNWDFATTLAIKDNLFKLDSIKGSQFAQPLLEFSGACAGCGETPYVKLITQLFGDRMIVANATGCSSIWGGSAPSMPYCTNKEGKGPAWANSLFEDNAEFGYGIHLGVSKIRAKLADLVREALTLDIDAALKAAFNEWLVGMDDAEASKQATAKILPLLEGQSNPLLAEIADRKDYLIKKSQWIFGGDGWAYDIGFGGLDHVLASGEDVNVFVMDTEVYSNTGGQSSKATPLAAIAKFAAAGKRMKKKDLGMMAMSYGYVYVAQIAMGADMNQTIKAIKEAEAYKGPSLIIAYASCINHGLKSGMANSQIEMARAVKSGYWHLYRFNPELKEEGKNPFLLESKEPSESFRDFIMSEVRFNALVRSYPEQADLLFGKMEQDAKERYEMYKRLASF